The Segatella hominis genome includes a region encoding these proteins:
- a CDS encoding tyrosine-type recombinase/integrase has product MKIEIKERKLTEGKRALYLEYYETGFRKRENLHLYLLPDDAVGAAKHNRLTYNKAMEIRAERILTPPVLEKENAKSEEQGNGLTWLQWCDDYIKWSVDCGNCKKMIGHKNVVRKRIATYLRRVDKKEILLKDVSKDEICGLFDYMRNKYRNKRQIKTNGGRLADYTLLLFEETVKAIFNKAMREGLVKFNPVHSLNKLERFHAPDKHREYLTPEELTRFLAVEAECENERTVQLAFGLSSMTALRLGDMQHLRWCDIKMIDGVPTISIIQRKTKRPAIIPLNEMAQSLLPPRADDNPESLVFHLVKKSDNVSKYVRRLKEKAGIEKDLTYHCSRHTTASLAISAGADISAVKDVLGHGSITSTEVYAKVALEKKIGAVNLFNGVFD; this is encoded by the coding sequence ATGAAGATAGAAATCAAGGAACGTAAGCTGACGGAAGGCAAAAGAGCCTTATATCTGGAATACTACGAGACTGGCTTCCGCAAGAGAGAAAACCTGCACCTCTATCTCTTGCCCGATGATGCCGTTGGTGCTGCAAAGCACAATCGGCTTACATACAACAAGGCTATGGAGATACGAGCAGAGCGCATCCTCACCCCTCCTGTATTGGAGAAAGAGAATGCCAAAAGCGAAGAACAAGGCAACGGCTTGACTTGGCTGCAATGGTGCGATGACTATATCAAATGGTCTGTTGATTGTGGCAACTGCAAGAAGATGATAGGTCATAAGAATGTTGTCCGTAAGCGTATAGCCACTTATCTGCGAAGAGTAGATAAGAAAGAAATCCTGCTGAAAGATGTCAGTAAAGATGAAATTTGCGGTCTTTTTGATTATATGCGCAACAAGTATCGCAACAAACGCCAAATCAAGACCAACGGAGGACGGTTGGCTGATTACACATTACTGTTGTTTGAGGAAACTGTCAAAGCGATATTTAATAAGGCTATGCGTGAAGGACTTGTAAAATTCAATCCTGTACACAGTCTAAACAAGTTGGAACGCTTCCATGCTCCTGACAAACACAGAGAGTATCTTACGCCCGAAGAACTCACACGTTTCCTGGCGGTGGAAGCTGAATGCGAGAATGAACGAACCGTACAACTCGCATTTGGCTTATCATCCATGACAGCCCTTCGCCTTGGCGATATGCAGCATCTGAGGTGGTGTGATATTAAAATGATAGATGGCGTACCGACAATCAGCATCATACAGCGAAAGACAAAGCGTCCTGCCATTATTCCGCTCAATGAAATGGCGCAATCGTTGTTGCCACCTCGGGCGGATGACAATCCGGAAAGTCTTGTGTTTCACCTTGTCAAGAAGTCAGACAACGTATCTAAATACGTAAGAAGACTTAAAGAAAAGGCTGGCATAGAAAAGGATTTGACCTACCATTGCTCACGGCATACGACAGCATCGTTGGCTATCTCAGCAGGAGCAGACATATCAGCAGTGAAGGATGTTTTGGGACATGGAAGCATCACTTCAACCGAAGTTTATGCAAAAGTGGCTCTTGAAAAGAAGATAGGGGCGGTCAATCTGTTTAATGGCGTGTTTGATTGA